Below is a genomic region from Paenibacillus rhizovicinus.
TGAAATACGAGCGTTGGGGACGCGACCGTAAGAAAGTCAGCGTTTACCCGGTTGCAGTTGCTGCTGTAGCTGCAGCAGAATAAGCAACAATCCCCGGTCTGCATGCAGACCGGGGTTTTATTTTTTTTAGCGGCTTTTCTCGTCAACGGCAGGATTAATTTCAAACCTGAATAGATACGGCGTCTCCGTCCGCCTTGACCTTATAGAATGAATGTTCTTCTTATGCTATACTGTTTAAGGCTAGGAAAGAATAGGAAAGTAGGCTCGATCATGAATCGCATCCGATATTATGCGGCTGTTTCTGTCATCTTGCCGGCGGTGGCTGTCCTCATATGGCCGACGCAGCAGTGGTTGCTGGTTATATTCCTGATATGGACCTTGGCAGCGGCGGTACTGTGGAACCGCTCACTCGCGCGCGAACAGGCTTGGCAGATCGAACAGCTGGAACTCACGATGCAGCAGACGGCGATTGCAACGCTTAATCATCACCGACATGATTGGATGAATGACCTGCAGATTATTTACGGCTATTCTCGTATGGGGAAGACGGATAAGACGATTCAGTGCGTGGAACAGATAAAGGAACGGATGATGACGGAGAGCAAGCTCGCGAAGCTTGGCATACCGTCACTCGTGCTGTTTCTGCAGTCATTCCGGACGCTGACCAATGCGATGGTAATCGACTTGGAGATCGATGGCGAATTGAATTTGGCCGAGCTGTTTCCGGGTTCGAAGGATCAGGTGGCCAATACGATCATAGAGCTTATTCAGGCGTACCGTTATGCGGCGGTATCGGGCAGCGGCAATGCGGCCAAGCTGCTGATGGACGTATCCGCGGATGAGGAGAAGCTGCACTTGGCGTTTCATTTAGACGGCGAACTCAGGCCGGGCAGCGAATGGAAGACGAATTGCGATCAAGCGCTTCAGCGCTCGCCGCTTAAAGCAGCGGGAGTGGACGAGGGCAAAGGAATGCTAATGCTGGAAGCGCAGATTGGGAAGTAAACGGAGGACATAAAGCATGTTTGTCGATAAGGCGAAAATATTCGTAAAAGGCGGAGACGGCGGGAACGGCATCGTATCGTACCGTCGGGAGAAATACGTGCCGAATGGCGGTCCGGCAGGCGGAGACGGCGGTAAAGGCGGCAACGTCATTTTCCGCGTTGACAGCGGTCTGCGGACATTGATGGATTTCCGCTATCAGAAGCATTTCAAAGGCGAACGCGGCGAGCGCGGCAAAGTGAAAACGATGCATGGCGCGAACGCGGAAGACACGGTTATCCGTATCCCGCCGGGGACGGTCATTCTCGATGACGATTCCGGGGAAATCATTGCCGACATGACGCAGAACGGCTCGGAAATCATCGTTGCCAAAGGCGGACGCGGCGGACGAGGCAACTGCCGGTTTGCAACGGCCAGCAATCCGGCTCCGGACTTCGCCGAGAATGGCGAAGATGGCGAAGAACGCTGGATCATCCTGGAACTGAAAGTCATGGCGGATGTCGGTTTGGTCGGTTTCCCGAGCGTCGGTAAATCGACGCTGCTGTCGATCGTATCGGCGGCGCAGCCGAAGATCGGCGCTTATCATTTCACGACGATTTCGCCGAACCTCGGCGTAGTCGACGTCGGCGACGGCCGCAGTTTTGTCATGGCGGATTTACCGGGACTAATCGAGGGCGCGCATGAAGGCGTTGGCCTCGGACACGATTTCCTGCGACATGTGGAACGTACGCGCATCATCCTGCACGTGCTCGACATGTCGGGCTCGGAGGGACGCGATCCTTACGAGGATTGGGTAACGATTAATCAGGAACTGGAACTGTACAATCCGGTGCTGGCTGAGCGTCCGCAAATTATCGTGGCGAACAAGATGGATATGCCGGAATCCGAGGACAACCTCGCCTTGTTCCGTGAGCAGCTGGAAGCCCGCGGCGATGAGATCGAGCATAAGGTCGTAGCCATGTCTTCCTTAACCAAGAAGGGCGTGCAGGAGCTGCTGTACAAAGCGGCAGACCTGCTGGAAACCGTTCCGGAAACGCGTCTGATTGAAGAAGTGCGCGATGTGGCGGAACGCAAAGTGTACACGCTGGACAAGGAAGAGGACAGATCGTTCAAGGTCGGCAAGGAGAACGAAGGCTTCTACGTCGAGAGCGCGTATATCGAGAAGTTCATGAAGCGGGTAAACTTGAACAATTCCTACGATGCGATCATGCGGTTCGCAAGAACGCTGCGGATGATGGGTGTCGACGCGGAGCTTCGGAAGATCGGGGCGAAAGACGGAGATATCGTTCGAATCGCGGATTTCTCCTTCGAGTTCTTCGAGGGAAGCGACTTCTACTACCACGAATAGCGTTACGGACAGCTGCCGGAGCAGTGTTTGCAGGTTGACTGCAGATGCGGCTGACGGCAGCTTTTTTCATGATGAATGAGACAAGTTCGTGGAAATGACTATTGCCGCAGGTCTGTTTTTTAGATATAATGTCCTCTATGAGAGAACATGTGTCTTTGATGGGAGGACGTCCAGTGGAGGAACGATATTATGTCGTTCGCGAGGATATGCTGCCGGAAGCAATCGTGAAGACCATTCAGGTCAAGGAGATGCTCCGCCGCGGCGAAGCGGCTACCGTTCACGAAGCTGCCGAGCGGGTAGGTCTGAGCCGGAGCGCCTTCTATAAGTACAAAGACGGTGTTTATACGCAGAATCAACTCAAACGGGAAACGATCGTGACGATTTCGATGGATCTGGATCATCGGTCAGGCGTGCTTTCCAAAGTGCTCGGGCTCGTAGCCGGTTTAGAAGGCAACGTGCTGACGATCCATCAAACGATACCGCTGCAAGGATTAGCTAATGTTGTGATTTCCGTTGATACTTCAACTATGGGCGGGGCAATGTCCGAATTCATGGATGCGCTCCGCAGGCAGGACGGCGTCCGAAAGGCGTCCATCATCGGACAAGGATAGAACTATAACTGGAGGTATACGGAATGAAACCGATTAAAGTAGGATTGCTAGG
It encodes:
- a CDS encoding Spo0B domain-containing protein → MNRIRYYAAVSVILPAVAVLIWPTQQWLLVIFLIWTLAAAVLWNRSLAREQAWQIEQLELTMQQTAIATLNHHRHDWMNDLQIIYGYSRMGKTDKTIQCVEQIKERMMTESKLAKLGIPSLVLFLQSFRTLTNAMVIDLEIDGELNLAELFPGSKDQVANTIIELIQAYRYAAVSGSGNAAKLLMDVSADEEKLHLAFHLDGELRPGSEWKTNCDQALQRSPLKAAGVDEGKGMLMLEAQIGK
- the obgE gene encoding GTPase ObgE is translated as MFVDKAKIFVKGGDGGNGIVSYRREKYVPNGGPAGGDGGKGGNVIFRVDSGLRTLMDFRYQKHFKGERGERGKVKTMHGANAEDTVIRIPPGTVILDDDSGEIIADMTQNGSEIIVAKGGRGGRGNCRFATASNPAPDFAENGEDGEERWIILELKVMADVGLVGFPSVGKSTLLSIVSAAQPKIGAYHFTTISPNLGVVDVGDGRSFVMADLPGLIEGAHEGVGLGHDFLRHVERTRIILHVLDMSGSEGRDPYEDWVTINQELELYNPVLAERPQIIVANKMDMPESEDNLALFREQLEARGDEIEHKVVAMSSLTKKGVQELLYKAADLLETVPETRLIEEVRDVAERKVYTLDKEEDRSFKVGKENEGFYVESAYIEKFMKRVNLNNSYDAIMRFARTLRMMGVDAELRKIGAKDGDIVRIADFSFEFFEGSDFYYHE
- a CDS encoding ACT domain-containing protein — encoded protein: MEERYYVVREDMLPEAIVKTIQVKEMLRRGEAATVHEAAERVGLSRSAFYKYKDGVYTQNQLKRETIVTISMDLDHRSGVLSKVLGLVAGLEGNVLTIHQTIPLQGLANVVISVDTSTMGGAMSEFMDALRRQDGVRKASIIGQG